In Pan troglodytes isolate AG18354 chromosome 21, NHGRI_mPanTro3-v2.0_pri, whole genome shotgun sequence, one genomic interval encodes:
- the DDRGK1 gene encoding DDRGK domain-containing protein 1 — MVAPVWYLVAAALLVGFILFLTRSRGRAASAGQEPLHNEELAGAGRVAQPGPLEPEEPRAGGRPRRRRDLGSRLQAQRRAQRVAWAEADENEEEAVILAQEEEGVEKPAETHLSGKIGAKKLRKLEEKQARKAQREAEEAEREERKRLESQREAEWKKEEERLRLEEEQKEEEERKAREEQAQREHEEYLKLKEAFVVEEEGVGETMTEEQSQSFLTEFINYIKQSKVVLLEDLASQVGLRTQDTINRIQDLLAEGTITGVIDDRGKFIYITPEELAAVANFIRQRGRVSIAELAQASNSLIAWGREPPAQAPA, encoded by the exons ATGGTGGCGCCCGTGTGGTACTTGGTAGCGGCGGCTCTGCTAGTCGGCTTTATCCTCTTCCTGACTCGCAGCCGGGGCCGGGCGGCATCAG CCGGCCAAGAGCCACTGCACAATGAGGAGCTGGCAGGAGCAGGCCGGGTGGCCCAGCCTGGGCCCCTGGAGCCTGAGGAGCCGAGAGCTGGAGGCAGGCCTCGGCGCCGGAGGGACCTGGGCAGCCGCCTACAGGCCCAGCGTCGAGCCCAGCGGGTGGCCTGGGCAGAAGCAGATGAGAATGAGGAGGAAGCTGTCATCCTAG cccaggaggaggaaggTGTCGAGAAGCCAGCGGAAACTCACCTGTCAGGGAAAATTGGAGCTAAGAAACTGCGGAAGCTGGAGGAGAAACAAGCGCGAAAGGCCCAGCGTGAG GCAGAGGAGGCTGAACGTGAGGAGCGGAAACGACTCGAGTCCCAGCGCGAAGCTGagtggaagaaggaggaggagcggCTTCGCCTGGAGGAGGAGCAGAAG gaggaggaggagaggaaggccCGCGAGGAGCAGGCCCAGCGGGAGCATGAGGAGTACCTGAAACTGAAGGAGGCCTTTGTGGTGGAGGAGGAAGGCGTAGGAGAGACCATGACTGAGGAACAG TCCCAGAGCTTCCTGACAGAGTTCATCAACTACATCAAG CAGTCCAAGGTTGTGCTCTTGGAAGACCTGGCTTCCCAGGTGGGCCTACGCACTCAG GACACCATAAATCGCATCCAGGACCTGCTGGCTGAGGGGACTATAACAG GTGTGATTGACGACCGGGGCAAGTTCATCTACATAACCCCAGAGGAACTGGCCGCCGTGGCCAACTTCATCCGACAGCGGGGCCGGGTGTCCATCGCCGAGCTTGCCCAAGCCAGCAACTCCCTCATCGCCTGGGGCCGGGAGCCCCCTGCCCAAGCCCCAGCCTGA